One genomic region from Streptomyces venezuelae encodes:
- a CDS encoding hemin ABC transporter substrate-binding protein: MRRTRLAGALTAVLALALAATGCGDGGGSGTGGGAAPGGSPATKAATATDRVEPLAAPAAPRLPVTVPSADGRTVTVASTERVVPLSGSLSEIVFTLGLGGKVVARDITATFEQAADLPVVTRAHDVSAESVLSLRPTVVLAESTTGPAEAVAQIRDAGIPLVVVKPAKELADVGTRIDAVAAALGVREAGTALQERTRERIDAVRKDLPDHAEKPRVAFLYVRGSAAVYLLGGAESGASSLLEAAGAVDAGKESGLTKDFTPLTSEALAQAAPDAILVMRKGLDSVGGVDGLMELPGVAQTPAGAAKRVVSVDDGVLLNYGPRTDQVLKSLVRQLYGEPR, translated from the coding sequence GTGCGCAGAACTCGCCTCGCGGGAGCGCTGACAGCAGTGCTCGCCCTCGCCCTCGCGGCGACCGGCTGCGGTGACGGAGGCGGAAGCGGAACCGGCGGTGGCGCCGCCCCCGGCGGGTCTCCCGCCACCAAGGCCGCCACCGCCACCGACCGGGTCGAGCCGCTCGCCGCCCCGGCCGCGCCCCGACTGCCCGTCACCGTCCCCTCGGCGGACGGGCGCACGGTCACCGTCGCCTCGACCGAGCGGGTCGTCCCGCTCAGCGGCTCCCTCAGCGAGATCGTCTTCACCCTCGGCCTCGGCGGGAAGGTCGTCGCCCGCGACATCACCGCGACCTTCGAACAGGCCGCGGACCTCCCGGTGGTGACCCGCGCCCATGACGTCTCCGCCGAGAGCGTGCTCTCGCTGCGGCCCACCGTCGTCCTCGCCGAGTCCACCACCGGACCGGCCGAGGCCGTCGCCCAGATCCGGGACGCGGGCATCCCCCTCGTCGTCGTGAAGCCCGCCAAGGAGCTCGCGGACGTCGGCACCCGCATCGACGCGGTCGCCGCCGCCCTCGGCGTACGCGAGGCCGGGACCGCGCTCCAGGAGCGCACCCGGGAGCGGATCGACGCCGTACGGAAGGACCTCCCGGACCACGCGGAGAAGCCCCGGGTCGCCTTCCTCTACGTCCGCGGGTCCGCCGCCGTCTATCTGCTCGGCGGCGCCGAGTCCGGCGCGAGCTCCCTGCTCGAAGCGGCCGGAGCGGTCGACGCGGGCAAGGAGTCCGGCCTGACGAAGGACTTCACCCCGCTCACCAGCGAGGCCCTCGCGCAGGCCGCGCCCGACGCGATCCTCGTCATGCGCAAGGGACTCGACTCGGTCGGCGGGGTCGACGGCCTGATGGAGCTCCCGGGCGTCGCCCAGACCCCGGCGGGCGCGGCCAAGCGGGTCGTCAGCGTCGACGACGGCGTCCTCCTCAACTACGGCCCGCGCACCGACCAGGTCCTGAAGTCCCTGGTCCGCCAGTTGTACGGGGAGCCGAGGTGA
- a CDS encoding HtaA domain-containing protein: protein MLLSRPARVLAVGLFAALLAALVPASPAHAESRTVQGGRLDWGIRSSFQRYVTGPIAQGSWGLTGGAATVGTGQFRFHSAQGSYDPGTGAFEAVFTGGVRFTGHRKADGTNELDLTVSRPRIVVQGGRGTLYADMASKAKGSGRMSVTAQVPLATLNLGGIDMRGGGSPVALSGVPATLTAQGAAAFAGYYPAGTQLDPVSLTVDVQAPKQAAPSTAPTVVPTTGTPTSQSPTASSPSEPASANALRTAAVDWGVRRTFREYVTGAIAQGKWTLAGGAQDGGALFRFPDGKGTYDAGKQTLDAAFAGSVRFTGAHLDLTLSGVTATVTGGKGTLSADVTSAGTTTKAVPLVTFTARDFAPKDGLAAVTEAAATLTEGGAKVFGGMYRAGTAMDPVSLAVTVDAAAKLPALPDLGSGVTSSSAPTKVPAPSPSASSASSPAAASTASTGTYVAIGAGVFLAAALAVFVAVRRRRTGTPTD from the coding sequence ATGCTGCTGTCCAGACCCGCCCGCGTGCTCGCCGTGGGCCTCTTCGCGGCCCTGCTCGCCGCGCTCGTCCCGGCCTCGCCCGCCCACGCGGAGAGCCGCACGGTGCAGGGCGGCCGGCTCGACTGGGGCATCAGGTCCTCCTTCCAGAGGTATGTCACCGGGCCCATCGCCCAGGGGAGTTGGGGCCTCACCGGCGGCGCCGCCACGGTCGGCACCGGCCAGTTCCGCTTCCACTCCGCGCAGGGCTCGTACGACCCCGGGACCGGCGCCTTCGAAGCCGTCTTCACCGGCGGCGTCCGCTTCACGGGCCACCGCAAGGCGGACGGCACGAACGAACTCGACCTCACCGTCAGCCGCCCCCGTATCGTCGTCCAGGGCGGCCGCGGCACCCTCTACGCCGACATGGCGAGCAAGGCCAAGGGCAGCGGACGCATGAGCGTCACGGCCCAGGTGCCGCTGGCCACCCTGAACCTCGGCGGCATCGACATGCGCGGCGGCGGCAGCCCCGTCGCCCTCAGCGGGGTGCCCGCCACGCTCACCGCGCAGGGCGCCGCGGCCTTCGCCGGCTACTACCCGGCCGGTACGCAGCTCGACCCCGTCAGCCTCACGGTCGACGTCCAGGCCCCGAAGCAGGCCGCGCCGAGCACCGCGCCGACGGTTGTGCCGACGACAGGAACCCCCACGAGTCAGTCGCCCACGGCGAGTTCCCCCAGCGAACCTGCGAGCGCCAACGCCCTCAGGACCGCCGCGGTCGACTGGGGCGTCCGCCGGACCTTCCGCGAGTACGTCACCGGGGCCATCGCCCAGGGGAAGTGGACCCTCGCGGGCGGTGCCCAGGACGGCGGCGCGCTCTTCCGCTTCCCGGACGGCAAGGGCACGTACGACGCGGGGAAGCAGACCCTGGACGCGGCCTTCGCGGGCAGCGTCCGCTTCACCGGCGCCCACCTCGACCTCACCCTCAGCGGGGTCACCGCGACGGTGACCGGCGGCAAGGGCACGCTCAGCGCCGACGTCACCAGCGCCGGGACGACCACGAAGGCCGTGCCCCTCGTCACCTTCACCGCCCGGGACTTCGCCCCGAAGGACGGCCTCGCCGCCGTCACCGAGGCCGCCGCCACCCTCACCGAGGGCGGCGCCAAGGTCTTCGGCGGGATGTACAGGGCGGGGACCGCGATGGACCCCGTGTCGCTCGCCGTCACCGTCGACGCCGCGGCGAAACTGCCCGCGCTCCCGGACCTCGGCAGCGGGGTCACGTCCTCCTCCGCCCCGACGAAGGTGCCCGCCCCGTCCCCGTCCGCCTCGTCCGCGTCCTCGCCGGCCGCGGCCTCCACGGCCTCCACCGGCACGTACGTCGCGATCGGCGCGGGCGTGTTCCTCGCCGCCGCGCTCGCGGTCTTCGTCGCCGTACGCCGTCGCCGTACCGGCACCCCCACGGACTGA
- a CDS encoding HtaA domain-containing protein encodes MATPLRRSVTLAAAVATAAALGTGAVALALPASAADAAPPMALSDGTLDWGIKQSFRTYLAQPFAHGKTTLEGGAKQASGNGVFTFVDGTGTYDTGTHATANSFKGGVRFEAHSGALDIRISDVRLTTKGSAAPTGEILADVVTKEKDGSVSTRDDIAFAALDMSNVRPAQGAGGAMVFKDIPAKLTKDGAAAFAGFYKEGDALDAATLTVKAGARPTTPPPPTTPTTGTPTTPTTPPVTPTTTAPTTAPTTTAPTSPAPTTTAPTSPAPTATAPTTTATPTTRPPTDPAAGVVDGRLTWGVKQSWQRYVGEMCGGSVTASGGAVKRGSAYDFGFVKADLDADARKAEAAFSGKVAFVCAAHGIDWTVTDLKVRATGTTGTLTADVTSAAGERNDVALADLDLSKADWTVNKGLVTLAGLPAKLTAAGSATFSAPGGQGGYPAGTEMDPVTVTLAADEGASLPSASGGSAGTGGSGTAGGSSTTGGAGTVGGAGTVGVAGTVGGSGSVGGSGALAATGSGTPTGLLLAASGLLAGAGAVAVIAVRRRATES; translated from the coding sequence ATGGCCACCCCCTTGCGCCGATCCGTCACCCTGGCCGCCGCCGTCGCCACGGCAGCCGCCCTCGGCACGGGCGCCGTCGCCCTGGCCCTGCCCGCCTCGGCGGCCGACGCCGCGCCCCCGATGGCGCTGAGCGACGGCACCCTGGACTGGGGCATCAAGCAGTCCTTCCGTACGTACCTGGCGCAGCCCTTCGCGCACGGCAAGACCACGCTCGAAGGCGGTGCGAAGCAGGCCTCCGGCAACGGCGTGTTCACGTTCGTCGACGGAACCGGCACGTACGACACGGGCACGCACGCCACCGCCAACTCCTTCAAGGGCGGCGTCCGCTTCGAGGCCCACTCGGGCGCCCTCGACATCCGGATCTCGGACGTCCGTCTCACGACGAAGGGCTCGGCCGCGCCGACCGGCGAGATCCTCGCGGACGTCGTCACCAAGGAGAAGGACGGCTCCGTCAGCACCCGCGACGACATCGCCTTCGCGGCGCTCGACATGAGCAACGTCCGGCCGGCCCAGGGCGCGGGCGGCGCCATGGTGTTCAAGGACATACCGGCGAAGCTGACGAAGGACGGCGCCGCGGCGTTCGCCGGCTTCTACAAGGAGGGCGACGCACTCGACGCGGCCACGCTCACCGTGAAGGCGGGCGCCCGGCCCACGACCCCGCCGCCGCCGACGACGCCGACCACCGGGACCCCCACCACGCCGACCACCCCGCCCGTCACGCCGACGACCACGGCCCCGACGACCGCTCCGACCACGACGGCGCCGACGTCTCCCGCACCCACCACCACGGCCCCGACGTCGCCGGCCCCGACCGCGACGGCCCCCACCACCACCGCCACCCCCACGACGCGGCCGCCGACCGACCCCGCCGCCGGCGTCGTCGACGGCCGGCTCACCTGGGGCGTCAAGCAGAGCTGGCAGCGGTACGTCGGCGAGATGTGCGGCGGCTCCGTCACCGCCTCCGGCGGCGCCGTGAAGCGGGGCTCCGCCTACGACTTCGGCTTCGTCAAGGCCGACCTGGACGCCGACGCCCGCAAGGCCGAGGCCGCCTTCTCCGGCAAGGTCGCCTTCGTCTGCGCCGCGCACGGCATCGACTGGACCGTCACCGACCTGAAGGTCAGGGCGACCGGCACCACCGGCACCCTGACCGCCGACGTCACCAGCGCCGCGGGCGAGCGGAACGACGTGGCCCTGGCCGACCTGGACCTGTCCAAGGCCGACTGGACCGTGAACAAGGGGCTCGTCACCCTCGCCGGCCTGCCGGCGAAGCTGACGGCGGCCGGCTCCGCCACGTTCAGCGCCCCGGGCGGCCAGGGCGGCTACCCCGCGGGCACCGAGATGGACCCGGTGACCGTGACCCTCGCGGCCGACGAGGGCGCCTCGCTGCCCTCGGCCTCCGGCGGCTCTGCCGGCACCGGCGGCTCGGGCACGGCCGGCGGCTCTTCCACCACGGGCGGAGCAGGAACCGTCGGAGGCGCGGGCACCGTCGGAGTCGCGGGCACCGTCGGCGGCTCCGGTTCCGTCGGCGGCTCCGGCGCCCTCGCCGCCACCGGCTCGGGCACCCCGACCGGCCTCCTCCTCGCCGCCTCCGGTCTGCTCGCGGGCGCGGGCGCAGTCGCGGTCATCGCCGTCCGCCGCCGCGCCACGGAGTCCTGA
- a CDS encoding PhzF family phenazine biosynthesis protein gives MNTTATDIDVLRVFCAGDGRQGNALGVVRDPRHHPDEASRQALAKELGFSETVFVDDPERGIVDIYTPGTRLPFAGYPLVGAAWLLDLEVICPPAGEVWVRGDGEFTWIEARAEWAPPRTLRQYGSAAEVDALEVPEPGEWIYAWAWQEEAAGRVRARGFPGRGDGIDEDEATGAAALLLTAELGRALNITQGRGSQLLTAPGPDGIVELGGRVRLERTFTL, from the coding sequence ATGAACACGACCGCCACTGACATCGACGTCCTCCGGGTCTTCTGTGCGGGCGACGGCCGCCAGGGCAACGCCCTCGGAGTCGTACGGGACCCCCGGCACCACCCCGACGAGGCCTCCCGGCAGGCGCTCGCCAAGGAGCTCGGCTTCAGCGAGACGGTGTTCGTGGACGACCCGGAGCGCGGGATCGTCGACATCTACACCCCCGGCACGCGGCTGCCGTTCGCCGGATACCCCCTCGTCGGCGCCGCCTGGCTGCTCGACCTGGAGGTCATCTGCCCGCCTGCGGGCGAGGTGTGGGTGCGCGGGGACGGGGAGTTCACCTGGATCGAGGCGCGCGCCGAGTGGGCGCCGCCGCGGACCCTCCGTCAGTACGGCTCCGCCGCCGAGGTGGACGCCCTGGAGGTGCCCGAGCCCGGTGAGTGGATCTACGCCTGGGCCTGGCAGGAGGAGGCCGCGGGCCGGGTCAGGGCGCGGGGCTTCCCGGGGCGCGGCGACGGCATCGACGAGGACGAGGCGACGGGCGCGGCGGCGCTGCTCCTGACGGCCGAGCTGGGCCGGGCCCTGAACATCACGCAGGGCCGGGGGTCGCAGCTGCTCACCGCCCCCGGCCCCGACGGCATCGTGGAGTTGGGCGGACGCGTCCGCCTGGAGAGGACCTTCACGCTCTGA
- a CDS encoding heme oxygenase (biliverdin-producing) gives MDTPFSTLIRTASHEQHTEAETSSFMGDLLGGRLGVDAYARYTEQLWFVYRALEEGAEALREDPVAGPFIQAELFRTTALEQDLAHLRGADWRAGVSPLPATVAYAERVAECARDWPAGYVAHHYTRYLGDLSGGQIIRDKAERTWGFARKGDGVRFYVFDEIGNPAAFKRAYRELLDSVNADDLEKQRIVDECKRAFAFNSAVFHQLGVEFPLSA, from the coding sequence TTGGACACGCCCTTCTCCACGCTCATCCGTACCGCCTCGCACGAGCAGCACACGGAGGCGGAGACCTCGTCCTTCATGGGTGACCTCCTGGGCGGACGCCTGGGCGTCGACGCCTACGCCCGCTACACGGAGCAGCTGTGGTTCGTGTACCGCGCCCTGGAGGAGGGTGCGGAGGCGCTGCGCGAGGACCCGGTCGCCGGGCCGTTCATACAGGCCGAGCTGTTCCGCACGACCGCCCTCGAGCAGGACCTCGCCCACCTGCGGGGCGCCGACTGGCGCGCCGGGGTCTCCCCGCTGCCCGCCACCGTCGCGTACGCGGAGCGGGTCGCCGAGTGCGCCCGCGACTGGCCCGCCGGCTATGTGGCCCACCACTACACGCGCTACCTGGGCGACCTGTCGGGCGGCCAGATCATCCGCGACAAGGCGGAGCGGACCTGGGGCTTCGCACGCAAGGGCGACGGCGTCCGCTTCTACGTCTTCGACGAGATCGGCAACCCGGCCGCGTTCAAGCGGGCCTACCGGGAGCTGCTCGACAGCGTGAACGCCGACGACCTGGAGAAGCAGCGGATCGTCGACGAGTGCAAGCGCGCCTTCGCCTTCAACAGCGCGGTCTTCCACCAGCTGGGAGTCGAGTTCCCGCTGAGCGCGTGA
- the map gene encoding type I methionyl aminopeptidase, whose protein sequence is MSGQSLLVPGELSPHRSVPGSIRRPEYVGKPAPAPYSGPEVQDSDTIERMRIAGRIAAQAMEEAAKHIAPGVTTDELDRVAHEYMCDHGAYPSTLGYRGFPKSLCASINEVICHGIPDSTVLRDGDIVNLDVTAYINGVHGDNNATYLCGDVDEESRLLVERTRESLNRAIKAVRPGRQINIIGRVIESYAKRFGYGVVRDFTGHGINSSFHSGLIVPHYDSPHHTTEIKTGMTFTIEPMLTLGTHDYDMWDDGWTVVTKDRKRTAQFEHTLVVTENGAEILTLP, encoded by the coding sequence ATGTCTGGCCAGTCGCTTCTCGTTCCGGGGGAGCTCTCCCCCCACCGCTCCGTCCCGGGCTCCATCCGCCGCCCCGAGTACGTCGGGAAGCCCGCCCCGGCCCCGTACAGCGGGCCCGAGGTGCAGGATTCCGACACCATCGAACGGATGCGGATCGCCGGCCGCATCGCCGCGCAGGCGATGGAGGAGGCCGCCAAGCACATCGCTCCGGGTGTCACCACCGACGAGCTCGACCGGGTCGCCCACGAGTACATGTGCGACCACGGCGCCTACCCCTCGACCCTCGGCTACCGCGGCTTCCCGAAGTCGCTGTGCGCCTCGATCAACGAGGTCATCTGCCACGGCATCCCGGACTCCACGGTGCTGCGGGACGGCGACATCGTGAACCTGGACGTCACGGCGTACATCAACGGCGTCCACGGCGACAACAACGCCACCTACCTCTGCGGCGACGTCGACGAGGAGTCGAGGCTGCTCGTCGAGCGGACCCGGGAGTCCCTGAACAGGGCCATCAAGGCCGTCCGGCCGGGCCGTCAGATCAACATCATCGGGCGGGTCATCGAGTCGTACGCCAAGCGCTTCGGCTACGGGGTCGTGCGCGACTTCACCGGGCACGGCATCAACTCGTCGTTCCACTCCGGCCTGATCGTCCCGCACTACGACTCCCCCCACCACACCACCGAGATCAAGACCGGCATGACCTTCACGATCGAGCCGATGCTGACGCTGGGCACCCACGACTACGACATGTGGGACGACGGCTGGACCGTGGTGACCAAGGACCGGAAGCGGACCGCGCAGTTCGAGCACACGCTCGTCGTGACCGAGAATGGGGCCGAAATCCTGACGTTGCCCTGA
- a CDS encoding MFS transporter, which translates to MSSASPSSPSSRLSALLPDLAPWRTSRDFRLLWTQGLVTYFASAMAMIALPLQIKELTNSPLAVGAMGAVELVPLVVFGLYGGALADAVDRRKVIVGTEAGLGVLAVLLLLNALLPEPMLWPLYVVAAGVSALAGLQRPALDSLLARIVPHEQQTAAAALNSLRWQIGSIAGPSVAGLVVAFAGHAPAYAVTIAGFAASVLMCRRLSPAPPAHDAEKPSLRGIAEGARYAWSRPVLLGTYAIDLAAMFFAFPNTIFPFLADELDADWSLGLMYAAGSVGSLVLGLTSGWTSKVRRHGLLVVGGAAGWGLAIAAAGWFGNIWLVLLCLAFAGAGDMLSGLGRSTIWNQTIPEELRGRLAGIEVLSYSVGPQLGQVRAGVMAGWTGTRAAVWSGGVACVASVGLLCLALPKLLTYDSETDEDSLRRKAQQEAVGREETAGRR; encoded by the coding sequence GTGTCCTCCGCATCCCCCTCCTCCCCCTCCTCCAGGTTGTCGGCCCTCCTGCCCGATCTGGCGCCCTGGCGTACGTCCCGTGACTTCCGGCTCCTGTGGACCCAGGGGCTCGTGACCTACTTCGCCAGTGCGATGGCGATGATCGCCCTGCCGCTCCAGATCAAGGAGCTCACGAACTCGCCGCTCGCGGTCGGTGCGATGGGCGCGGTCGAGCTGGTGCCGCTGGTCGTCTTCGGGCTGTACGGCGGCGCGCTCGCCGACGCCGTGGACCGGCGGAAGGTGATCGTGGGGACGGAGGCGGGGCTCGGCGTGCTCGCCGTGCTCCTGCTGCTCAACGCGCTGCTGCCGGAGCCGATGCTGTGGCCGCTGTACGTGGTCGCGGCCGGTGTGTCCGCCCTCGCGGGGCTCCAGCGTCCCGCGCTCGACTCGCTGCTCGCCCGGATCGTGCCGCACGAGCAGCAGACCGCCGCCGCGGCCCTCAACTCGCTGCGCTGGCAGATCGGCTCGATCGCGGGCCCGTCGGTCGCGGGGCTCGTCGTCGCGTTCGCCGGTCACGCTCCGGCGTACGCGGTGACGATCGCCGGTTTCGCCGCCTCGGTGCTGATGTGCCGCCGCCTCTCCCCCGCGCCGCCCGCGCACGACGCGGAGAAGCCCTCGCTGCGGGGCATCGCGGAGGGCGCGCGGTACGCCTGGTCGCGGCCGGTGCTGCTCGGCACGTACGCGATCGACCTCGCGGCGATGTTCTTCGCCTTCCCGAACACGATCTTCCCGTTCCTCGCGGACGAGCTGGACGCCGACTGGTCGCTCGGCCTGATGTACGCGGCGGGCTCGGTCGGCTCGCTCGTGCTCGGGCTGACCAGCGGCTGGACGTCGAAGGTGCGGCGGCACGGGCTGCTCGTGGTCGGGGGCGCGGCCGGCTGGGGTCTCGCGATCGCGGCGGCCGGCTGGTTCGGGAACATCTGGCTGGTCCTGCTCTGCCTGGCCTTCGCGGGCGCCGGCGACATGCTGAGCGGCCTCGGCCGGTCCACGATCTGGAACCAGACGATCCCGGAGGAGCTGCGCGGGCGGCTCGCCGGCATCGAGGTGCTGTCCTACAGCGTCGGCCCCCAGCTGGGTCAGGTCCGGGCCGGCGTGATGGCCGGGTGGACCGGCACCAGGGCGGCCGTCTGGTCCGGCGGTGTGGCCTGTGTCGCCTCGGTGGGGCTGCTCTGCCTGGCTCTGCCGAAGCTGCTCACGTACGACTCAGAGACGGACGAGGACTCGCTGCGGCGCAAGGCCCAGCAGGAGGCCGTCGGCCGGGAGGAGACCGCCGGCCGGCGGTGA
- the npdG gene encoding NADPH-dependent F420 reductase has translation MTSSTASPDSTGSTATPKAAPKDPWDLPDVSGLVVGVLGGTGEQGRGLAYRLAKAGQKVILGSRAADRAQAVAEELGHGVEGADNAECARRSDIVIVAVPWDGHAKTLESLREELTGKLVVDCVNPLGFDKKGAYALKPEEGSAAEQAAALLPDSRVAAAFHHLSAVLLQDASIEEIDTDVMVLGEERADVELVQALAGRIPGMRGVFAGRLRNAHQVEALVANLISVNRRYKAHAGLRVTDV, from the coding sequence ATGACTTCCTCGACTGCCTCCCCCGACTCCACCGGCTCCACCGCCACGCCCAAGGCGGCCCCCAAGGACCCGTGGGACCTCCCCGACGTCTCCGGGCTCGTCGTCGGCGTCCTCGGCGGCACCGGAGAGCAGGGCCGCGGCCTCGCCTACCGGCTCGCCAAGGCCGGACAGAAGGTGATCCTCGGCTCCCGGGCCGCCGACCGCGCCCAGGCCGTCGCCGAGGAGCTCGGCCACGGCGTCGAGGGCGCCGACAACGCCGAGTGCGCCCGCCGCAGCGACATCGTGATCGTCGCCGTGCCGTGGGACGGGCACGCCAAGACCCTGGAGTCCCTGCGCGAGGAGCTCACGGGCAAGCTCGTCGTGGACTGCGTCAACCCGCTCGGCTTCGACAAGAAGGGCGCCTACGCCCTGAAGCCCGAGGAGGGCTCCGCCGCCGAGCAGGCCGCCGCGCTCCTCCCGGACTCCCGGGTGGCCGCCGCCTTCCACCACCTCTCGGCCGTGCTCCTCCAGGACGCGTCCATCGAGGAGATCGACACGGACGTCATGGTCCTCGGCGAGGAGCGCGCCGACGTCGAGCTCGTCCAGGCCCTCGCGGGCCGCATCCCCGGGATGCGCGGGGTCTTCGCGGGCCGCCTGCGCAACGCCCACCAGGTCGAGGCGCTCGTCGCGAACCTGATCTCGGTCAACCGCCGCTACAAGGCCCACGCCGGACTCCGGGTCACCGACGTCTGA
- a CDS encoding site-2 protease family protein, with amino-acid sequence MSTATTRRHERRISPVFLAILAVMAVTGWAVWTDFAASPGLAVFLFVTSAWVVSLCLHEYAHARTALHGGDITVGAKGYLTLNPLAYTHAWLSIILPVLFVIMGGIGLPGGAVFIEQGRIKGRWKHSLISAAGPLANVLFALVCTAPFWLDALDGVPVPFRYALAFLAFLQVTAALLNLLPVPGLDGYGIVEPWLSYKLKRQIEPYAPYGFFIVIALLFVPAVNGAFFDAVDALMRALGVAEESRYCGSQLYRFWQETPEFCQV; translated from the coding sequence ATGAGCACGGCCACCACCCGGCGTCACGAACGGCGGATCAGTCCCGTCTTCCTGGCGATCCTCGCCGTCATGGCCGTCACCGGCTGGGCGGTGTGGACGGACTTCGCCGCCTCGCCCGGTCTGGCGGTGTTCCTCTTCGTGACCTCGGCGTGGGTCGTGTCGCTCTGTCTCCACGAGTACGCGCACGCCCGCACCGCCCTGCACGGCGGGGACATCACGGTCGGGGCCAAGGGCTATCTGACCCTGAACCCGCTCGCGTACACGCACGCCTGGCTGAGCATCATCCTGCCGGTGCTGTTCGTGATCATGGGCGGGATCGGTCTGCCGGGCGGGGCGGTCTTCATCGAGCAGGGCCGGATCAAGGGGCGCTGGAAGCACAGTCTGATCTCGGCGGCGGGCCCCCTGGCGAACGTCCTGTTCGCGCTGGTCTGCACGGCGCCGTTCTGGCTGGACGCGCTGGACGGCGTGCCGGTGCCCTTCCGGTACGCGCTGGCGTTCCTGGCGTTCCTCCAGGTCACGGCCGCGCTCCTGAACCTCCTGCCGGTCCCGGGCCTCGACGGCTACGGGATCGTGGAGCCCTGGCTCTCGTACAAGCTGAAGCGGCAGATCGAGCCGTACGCGCCGTACGGCTTCTTCATCGTGATCGCGCTGCTGTTCGTGCCGGCGGTCAACGGCGCCTTCTTCGACGCGGTCGACGCGCTGATGCGGGCCCTCGGTGTGGCGGAGGAGAGCCGGTACTGCGGTTCGCAGCTCTACCGGTTCTGGCAGGAGACGCCGGAGTTCTGCCAGGTCTGA